From one Eulemur rufifrons isolate Redbay chromosome 23, OSU_ERuf_1, whole genome shotgun sequence genomic stretch:
- the PSMD7 gene encoding 26S proteasome non-ATPase regulatory subunit 7 — translation MPELAVQKVVVHPLVLLSVVDHFNRIGKVGNQKRVVGVLLGSWQKKVLDVSNSFAVPFDEDDKDDSVWFLDHDYLENMYGMFKKVNARERIVGWYHTGPKLHKNDIAINELMKRYCPNSVLVIIDVKPKDLGLPTEAYISVEEVHDDGTPTSKTFEHVTSEIGAEEAEEVGVEHLLRDIKDTTVGTLSQRITNQVHGLKGLNSKLLDIRSYLDKVATGKLPINHQIIYQLQDVFNLLPDVSLQEFVKAFYLKTNDQMVVVYLASLIRSVVALHNLINNKIANRDAEKKEGQEKEESKKDRKDDKEKDKDKEKSDVKKEEKKEKK, via the exons AATCGGCAAGGTCGGAAATCAGAAGCGCGTTGTTggtgtgcttttggggtcatggCAAAAGAAAGTACTTGATGTATCCAACAGTTTTGCAG tacCTTTTGATGAAGATGACAAAGATGATTCTGTATGGTTTTTAGACCATGATTACTTGGAAAACATGTATGGAATGTTCAAGAAGGTCAATG ccaGAGAAAGAATCGTTGGGTGGTACCACACAGGCCCTAAACTACACAAGAATGACATCGCCATCAATGAACTCATGAAAAGATACTGTCCCAACTCA GTATTGGTCATTATCGATGTGAAGCCGAAGGACCTGGGGCTGCCCACAGAAGCGTATATTTCAGTGGAAGAAGTTCATGAT GACGGAACTCCAACCTCGAAAACATTTGAACACGTGACCAGTGAAATTGGAGCAGAGGAAGCTGAGGAAGTTGGTGTCGAACACTTGTTACG AGACATCAAAGACACTACAGTGGGCACTCTTTCCCAGCGGATCACAAACCAGGTGCATGGTTTGAAGGGACTGAACTCCAAGCTCCTGGACATCAGGAGCTACCTGGATAAAGTAGCCACAGGCAAGCTGCCCATCAACCACCAGATCATCTACCAGCTGCAGGACGTCTTCAACCTGCTGCCCGACGTCAGCCTGCAGGAGTTCGTCAAGGCCTTTTACCTGAAGACCAACGACCAGATGGTGGTGGTGTACTTGGCCTCGCTGATCCGCTCCGTAGTGGCCCTGCACAACCTCATCAACAACAAGATCGCCAACCGGGATGCAGAGAAGAAGGAAgggcaggaaaaggaagagagcaaaaaggatagaaaagatgacaaagagaaagataaagataaGGAAAAGAGTGAcgtgaagaaagaagagaaaaaggagaaaaagtaa